The following coding sequences lie in one Myxococcus xanthus genomic window:
- a CDS encoding MBL fold metallo-hydrolase produces the protein MTKLLSLVLLLSAPWLGGCLFAGPRHQGPVTEHFDGEHFQNLEPVKRLSPDEVFKALRKGPRGPWRAYEEFAPGKPPPERMGPGQLRVTFINHATVLVQADGLNMLTDPIYSDRPSPVPFIGPKRVRPPGIRFEDLPPIDVVVVSHNHYDHMDLPTLRRLEEAHHPRFIVGLGNKSLLDGEGFRHVVELDWWKSTEVAPGRTVTAVPAQHRSNRGLTDSAATLWAGYVLATSGGPVFFAGDTGFGPHFAMMAERFGPMRLSVLPIGAYRPTAFRPVHMGPVEALQAHKVLRSATSVAMHYGTFELALDGQDEAKYHLLWLLAREPVRPRFWALGFGEGRDVPALD, from the coding sequence ATGACGAAACTCCTGTCGCTGGTGCTGCTGCTGTCAGCACCGTGGCTTGGGGGCTGCCTCTTCGCGGGCCCCCGCCACCAGGGCCCGGTGACGGAGCACTTCGACGGTGAGCACTTCCAGAACCTGGAGCCCGTCAAGCGCCTGAGTCCAGACGAGGTCTTCAAGGCGCTGCGCAAGGGGCCTCGCGGCCCGTGGCGGGCCTACGAGGAATTCGCTCCAGGCAAGCCGCCTCCGGAGCGCATGGGGCCGGGACAGCTCCGGGTGACGTTCATCAACCACGCCACCGTGCTCGTCCAGGCGGACGGGCTCAACATGCTGACGGACCCCATCTATTCGGACCGTCCGAGCCCGGTGCCCTTCATCGGCCCCAAGCGCGTGCGGCCTCCGGGCATCCGTTTCGAGGACCTGCCGCCCATCGACGTGGTGGTGGTGAGTCACAACCACTACGACCACATGGACTTGCCGACGCTGCGGCGCCTGGAGGAGGCGCACCATCCGCGCTTCATCGTGGGTCTGGGCAACAAGTCGCTGCTGGACGGCGAGGGCTTCCGGCACGTGGTGGAGCTGGACTGGTGGAAGTCCACGGAGGTGGCGCCGGGCCGCACGGTGACGGCGGTGCCGGCGCAGCACCGCTCCAACCGCGGGCTCACCGACAGCGCGGCGACGCTCTGGGCGGGCTACGTCCTCGCCACATCCGGCGGGCCGGTGTTCTTCGCCGGCGACACAGGCTTCGGTCCCCACTTCGCGATGATGGCCGAGCGCTTCGGTCCCATGCGGCTGTCGGTGCTGCCCATTGGGGCCTACCGGCCCACAGCGTTCCGTCCGGTCCACATGGGACCGGTGGAAGCCCTCCAGGCGCACAAGGTGCTGCGCTCGGCCACGTCGGTGGCCATGCACTACGGCACCTTCGAGCTCGCGCTGGATGGCCAGGACGAGGCGAAGTACCACCTGCTGTGGCTGCTGGCGCGCGAGCCCGTCCGGCCGCGCTTCTGGGCCCTGGGCTTCGGCGAGGGCCGCGACGTGCCCGCGCTGGACTGA
- a CDS encoding NAD(P)/FAD-dependent oxidoreductase, with protein sequence MKRYDVAIVGGGPAGLAVAITTTLRGLNTVVLERGVAPVDKACGEGLLPPGMAVLERLGVLPLLDDQGSYPCVGIRYVQEDGSTAEGLFPGKGALGVRRVALATALVSRARRVGVELRERTQVLSHQRDSDGVVLHTAEGPVAAAMLVAADGLASPLRRAEGLEMEPTGPRRFGLRRHFQVAPWTPYVEIHFAHGVEAYVTPAGVRRVGLAFLWEDGVVEGRVSFETLLARFPKLSERFSGSAPDSQPRGAGPLARVSRARIADRFALVGDAAGYVDAITGEGLSLAFVCAESLGNLLPEALVHGATREALMPYEQCFQRVFRKYSRSTGALLMLARRPWLRRPVVRLLGKTPWLFERILHGIVT encoded by the coding sequence ATGAAGCGGTATGACGTCGCCATTGTGGGCGGAGGGCCCGCGGGGCTGGCGGTGGCCATCACCACCACATTGCGCGGGTTGAACACCGTGGTGCTGGAGCGTGGCGTCGCGCCGGTGGACAAGGCCTGTGGCGAAGGGCTGCTGCCTCCCGGCATGGCGGTGCTGGAGCGGCTGGGCGTCCTGCCCCTGCTGGATGACCAGGGCAGCTATCCCTGCGTGGGCATCCGCTACGTCCAGGAAGATGGAAGCACGGCGGAGGGCCTGTTCCCGGGCAAGGGCGCGCTGGGCGTGCGGCGCGTGGCGCTGGCCACGGCGCTGGTGTCGCGGGCGCGCAGGGTGGGCGTGGAGTTGCGCGAGCGCACGCAGGTGCTGTCCCACCAGAGAGACAGCGATGGTGTGGTGCTGCATACGGCCGAAGGCCCGGTGGCGGCCGCCATGCTGGTGGCCGCGGATGGGCTGGCTTCACCGTTGCGCCGCGCGGAAGGCCTGGAGATGGAGCCCACGGGACCGCGCCGTTTCGGCCTGCGACGACACTTCCAGGTCGCGCCGTGGACGCCCTATGTGGAGATCCACTTCGCGCATGGCGTGGAGGCCTACGTGACGCCCGCGGGCGTGCGGCGCGTGGGCCTGGCCTTCCTCTGGGAGGACGGCGTGGTGGAAGGGCGGGTGAGCTTCGAGACGCTGCTGGCCCGCTTCCCCAAACTGTCGGAGCGGTTTTCGGGCTCGGCGCCGGACTCCCAGCCGCGCGGCGCGGGACCGCTGGCCCGGGTGTCCCGAGCGCGCATCGCCGACCGCTTCGCGCTGGTTGGAGACGCGGCGGGCTACGTGGATGCCATCACCGGCGAGGGCCTGTCGCTGGCCTTCGTGTGCGCGGAGTCGCTGGGGAACCTGCTACCGGAAGCGCTCGTCCACGGCGCCACGCGCGAGGCGCTGATGCCCTACGAGCAGTGTTTCCAGCGGGTCTTCCGCAAGTACTCCCGGTCGACGGGCGCGCTGCTCATGCTGGCGCGACGGCCCTGGCTTCGCCGTCCCGTGGTGCGGCTGCTGGGGAAGACGCCCTGGCTGTTCGAGCGCATCCTGCACGGCATCGTGACGTGA
- a CDS encoding fatty acyl-AMP ligase, whose protein sequence is MKDAGSRLVGPALPPPRHLTVNAALADTGRTSPLGLTFVDASEREVSMPWADVYRRAKCTAAGLARLGVSEGDRVALLLPTSPAFMDAFFGTLLAGAVPVPLYPPVRLGRLEEYHRATSRMLHVTGSVMVLTDSRVRLLLGPSVERARPRLGCHTVEDVSRGDDVLEVAVRPDALGLIQFSSGSTVDPKPVTLTHEALLAQVAALEMAMPLGAGVPRVGVSWLPLYHDMGLIGCLLSALYYPGRLVLIPPEAFLARPALWLRALSRHRGYISPAPNFAYGLCLKRVKDAELDGVDLSSWRHALNGAEPVSVDTLRRFSVRFERWGFSARALRPVYGLSEASLAVTFPPEGRGPRALGVDAGLLAREGRVAEGSRELVSVGMPVAGFQVEVRGETGEALAERCVGRVFARGPSLMAGYFADAQATDRTLTRDGWLDTGDLGFIAEGELFLTGRAKDVVIIRGANHAPQAFEEPLQNVAGVRMGCAVALGFTPEGGEDEALLILAERSGQEADDVVEERIRAAVVETTGVRPHTVRMLVPGTLPRTSSGKLRRAEALRRYLAEELAPPKKVGAVGLAMEMAKSALAMVRAERDT, encoded by the coding sequence GTGAAGGACGCTGGCTCGCGACTGGTGGGCCCGGCGTTGCCTCCGCCCAGGCATCTGACGGTGAACGCGGCGCTCGCGGACACCGGGCGCACGTCGCCGCTGGGGCTCACCTTCGTGGATGCGTCCGAGCGCGAGGTGTCCATGCCCTGGGCGGACGTGTACCGCCGGGCGAAGTGCACCGCCGCGGGGCTGGCCCGGCTGGGCGTGAGCGAGGGTGACCGGGTGGCGTTGCTGCTGCCCACGTCGCCGGCCTTCATGGACGCCTTCTTCGGCACGTTGCTCGCCGGCGCGGTGCCGGTGCCGTTGTACCCGCCGGTGCGGCTGGGGCGGCTGGAGGAGTACCACCGCGCGACCTCGCGGATGCTTCACGTGACGGGCTCGGTGATGGTGTTGACGGACTCCCGCGTGCGCCTGCTGCTGGGGCCCAGCGTGGAGCGCGCGCGGCCCCGGTTGGGCTGCCACACGGTGGAGGACGTATCCCGGGGGGACGATGTGCTGGAGGTCGCGGTGCGGCCGGACGCGCTGGGGCTCATCCAGTTCTCGTCCGGCTCCACGGTGGATCCGAAGCCGGTGACGCTGACGCACGAAGCCCTGCTGGCGCAGGTCGCGGCGCTGGAGATGGCGATGCCGCTGGGGGCGGGGGTGCCCCGGGTGGGTGTGAGCTGGCTGCCGCTGTACCACGACATGGGGCTTATCGGCTGTCTGCTGTCCGCGCTGTACTACCCGGGACGCCTGGTGCTGATTCCCCCCGAGGCCTTCCTCGCACGGCCCGCGTTGTGGCTCCGCGCGCTGTCTCGCCACCGGGGCTACATCTCTCCCGCGCCCAACTTCGCCTATGGCCTGTGTTTGAAGCGGGTGAAGGACGCGGAGCTGGACGGGGTGGACCTGTCGTCGTGGCGGCACGCGCTCAACGGCGCGGAGCCGGTGTCCGTGGACACGCTGCGCCGCTTCTCGGTGCGTTTCGAGCGGTGGGGCTTCTCCGCGCGGGCCTTGCGGCCGGTGTACGGGCTGTCCGAGGCGTCGCTCGCCGTCACCTTCCCGCCGGAGGGGCGGGGGCCGCGCGCGCTGGGCGTGGACGCGGGGCTGCTGGCCCGGGAAGGCCGGGTGGCGGAGGGCTCGCGTGAGTTGGTGAGCGTGGGCATGCCCGTGGCGGGCTTCCAGGTGGAGGTGCGCGGCGAGACGGGCGAGGCGCTCGCGGAGCGGTGCGTGGGCCGGGTCTTCGCGCGGGGGCCGTCCCTGATGGCCGGCTACTTCGCGGATGCGCAGGCCACGGACCGGACGCTGACGCGGGACGGATGGCTGGACACGGGCGACCTGGGCTTCATCGCGGAGGGCGAGCTGTTCCTCACGGGCCGGGCGAAGGACGTGGTCATCATCCGAGGCGCGAACCACGCGCCGCAGGCGTTCGAGGAGCCGCTGCAGAACGTGGCGGGCGTGCGCATGGGCTGCGCGGTGGCGCTGGGCTTCACGCCCGAAGGTGGCGAGGACGAGGCGCTGCTCATCCTCGCCGAGCGCTCGGGGCAGGAGGCGGATGACGTGGTCGAGGAGCGCATCCGCGCGGCGGTGGTGGAGACCACGGGCGTGCGGCCTCACACCGTGCGGATGCTCGTGCCAGGAACGTTGCCGCGCACGTCCAGCGGCAAGCTGCGCCGCGCCGAGGCGCTGCGCCGCTACCTGGCAGAGGAGCTGGCGCCTCCGAAGAAGGTGGGCGCGGTGGGGCTCGCGATGGAGATGGCCAAGAGCGCCCTGGCCATGGTCCGCGCGGAGCGCGACACGTGA
- a CDS encoding acyl carrier protein: protein MAERELEVMTEIHRIVTDELEWKGAVEPSQDLVRDLQLDSLGLTVLAVGLENRFRIRLSEEDAQGVRTVGDLAKLVAQRVAAPVEPLPEEALP, encoded by the coding sequence GTGGCTGAGCGCGAACTGGAGGTCATGACGGAGATTCATCGCATCGTCACCGATGAGCTGGAGTGGAAGGGCGCGGTGGAGCCCTCGCAGGACCTGGTGCGCGACCTCCAGTTGGACAGCCTGGGCCTCACGGTGCTGGCGGTGGGGCTGGAGAACCGCTTCCGCATCCGCCTGTCCGAAGAGGACGCGCAGGGCGTGCGCACGGTGGGAGACCTGGCGAAGCTGGTGGCGCAGCGGGTCGCGGCTCCGGTGGAGCCCCTGCCGGAGGAGGCCCTGCCGTGA
- a CDS encoding isoprenylcysteine carboxyl methyltransferase family protein — MVTSTQALFLGFMSALVVERLVELVLSKRNAARAFARGGVETGQRHYRFMVVFHTLFLVACVAEVFLLRRGFPGAWGWAALAGAVLAQGLRYWAIATLGDRWNSRIIVVPELAPVTGGPYRFLRHPNYVAVVLELACVPLIHGAWWTALVFSVGNAALLYVRIRAEEAALGEVYAQAFSHRPRFIPEVPRG, encoded by the coding sequence ATGGTGACCTCCACGCAAGCCCTCTTCCTGGGTTTCATGTCCGCGCTCGTCGTGGAGCGGCTGGTGGAGCTGGTGCTCTCCAAGCGCAACGCCGCCCGGGCCTTCGCGCGCGGCGGGGTGGAGACGGGGCAGCGGCACTACCGCTTCATGGTGGTGTTCCACACGCTGTTCCTGGTGGCGTGCGTGGCGGAGGTGTTCCTGCTGCGGCGCGGCTTCCCGGGCGCGTGGGGCTGGGCGGCGTTGGCGGGCGCGGTGCTGGCGCAGGGGCTGCGGTACTGGGCCATCGCCACGTTGGGCGACCGGTGGAACTCGCGCATCATCGTGGTACCGGAGCTGGCGCCGGTGACGGGCGGGCCCTATCGCTTCCTGCGCCATCCCAACTATGTCGCGGTGGTGTTGGAACTGGCGTGCGTGCCGCTCATCCACGGTGCATGGTGGACGGCGCTTGTCTTCTCAGTGGGCAATGCGGCGCTGCTCTACGTGCGAATCCGCGCGGAAGAGGCGGCGCTGGGTGAGGTGTACGCGCAGGCGTTCTCCCATCGCCCTCGTTTCATTCCGGAGGTGCCACGTGGCTGA
- a CDS encoding type III polyketide synthase, producing the protein MLSASGQDRSPSIRAVGRALPPHYASQEQLIAAFRELWATRHFNLERLEDLHRAVQVGGRHLALPLEAYPPLLTFQQRNDAWIRSATELGETVVRQALDAAELTPGEVDHVFFVTVTGIATPSIDARLANRVRFREDFKRTPLFGLGCVAGAAGVARAADYLRGFPEHTAVVIAVELCSLTLQREDLSIPNIIASGLFGDGAACAVLRGAAAPGARGPRVVASRSVFYPDTERIMGWDVVDTGFKVVLSAKVPGLVKDHIRGNVDGFLAQHGLKRGDIRHWVAHTGGPKVLEAFEEALELAPSALERSWASLREVGNLSSASVLFVLGETLESVRAQPGEWGVMMAMGPGFGAEMVLLRW; encoded by the coding sequence ATGCTCAGTGCCTCAGGCCAGGACCGCTCGCCCTCCATCCGTGCCGTGGGGCGGGCACTCCCGCCGCACTACGCCAGTCAGGAGCAGCTCATCGCCGCGTTCCGCGAGCTGTGGGCCACGCGCCACTTCAACCTGGAGCGGCTGGAGGACCTGCACCGCGCCGTCCAGGTGGGAGGACGGCATCTGGCGTTGCCCCTGGAGGCCTATCCGCCGCTGCTGACATTCCAGCAGCGCAATGACGCCTGGATTCGCTCGGCCACGGAGTTGGGCGAAACGGTGGTGCGCCAGGCCCTGGACGCGGCGGAGCTCACGCCCGGGGAGGTGGACCACGTCTTCTTCGTCACCGTGACGGGCATCGCCACGCCGAGCATCGACGCGCGGCTGGCCAACCGCGTGCGCTTCCGGGAGGACTTCAAGCGCACGCCGCTCTTCGGCCTGGGGTGCGTGGCGGGCGCGGCGGGCGTGGCCCGGGCGGCGGACTACCTGCGCGGCTTTCCGGAGCACACAGCGGTCGTCATCGCCGTGGAGTTGTGTTCGCTCACGTTGCAGCGCGAGGACCTGTCCATTCCGAACATCATCGCGTCCGGCCTCTTCGGTGACGGCGCGGCGTGCGCGGTGCTCCGAGGCGCGGCTGCCCCGGGGGCGCGAGGGCCGCGCGTGGTGGCGTCGCGCTCCGTGTTCTACCCGGACACCGAGCGCATCATGGGCTGGGACGTGGTGGACACCGGCTTCAAGGTGGTGCTGTCCGCCAAGGTGCCGGGGCTCGTGAAGGACCACATCCGGGGCAACGTGGATGGCTTCCTCGCGCAGCATGGACTGAAGCGCGGGGACATCCGGCACTGGGTGGCGCACACCGGCGGGCCCAAGGTGCTGGAGGCCTTCGAGGAGGCGCTGGAGCTGGCGCCCTCGGCGCTGGAGCGCTCGTGGGCCTCCCTGCGCGAGGTGGGCAATCTCTCCTCCGCGTCGGTGCTCTTCGTGCTCGGAGAGACGCTGGAGTCCGTCCGCGCGCAGCCAGGGGAGTGGGGCGTGATGATGGCCATGGGGCCGGGCTTCGGCGCGGAGATGGTGCTGCTGCGATGGTGA
- a CDS encoding MXAN_6640 family putative metalloprotease produces the protein MKLRALLLLIPFGCGPVQQASREPHERHDSFVTWEAGLQAGARPTSPSAMPPRFDEGEVVESVVSPGGRFRIHFSRSGSNAVPAADADGSGVPDAVESVASAYDRVAVFYEGLGFRLPPDDGWVGSDNGGDGRFDVYLVDFGGIADGAFRLDGCLEASSRCTGHMLQENDFAGYNYPSYGEAVDILASHEFFHAVQAAYHPGLGSVASEGTAVWASERYRPALDDLERFTASYLSRPDRTLVLDPEGPAVSFSYGTSIYFQFLSERFGDGVVRSLWEESVVTPSVRWPVLVETALQRDWGADFDTAFAEFALWNLATGSRRAQGAGYENGEGYAPLTVAPRTLPVSEPSVRVAAASTRYFEVEGGTASVTASFESAEGEDSPAIHLLVAAVTPAQVLRVARADGVGTLSARVDAEDATHVIVAVVDGRREGLGRYGRLCISGEDSGAPCATVPPPDPDGGVDLDGGVGGEPDGGVDAGPGGDLDGGVDAGVPGAPPLPPPRDEGGCSSAPGGLTWALLLLLVAAFIRR, from the coding sequence ATGAAGCTCCGGGCGCTGCTCCTGCTCATCCCTTTCGGGTGTGGACCTGTCCAGCAGGCTTCGCGTGAACCGCACGAACGGCACGATTCGTTTGTGACGTGGGAAGCGGGGCTGCAAGCGGGAGCGCGCCCCACCTCGCCCTCGGCGATGCCACCGCGCTTCGACGAGGGCGAGGTGGTGGAATCGGTCGTGTCCCCTGGGGGGCGCTTCCGCATCCACTTCTCCCGTTCGGGTTCCAACGCCGTGCCGGCGGCGGACGCGGACGGGAGTGGTGTTCCGGACGCGGTGGAGAGCGTCGCGTCCGCGTATGACCGCGTCGCCGTCTTCTATGAAGGGCTGGGCTTCCGCCTGCCGCCGGATGACGGCTGGGTGGGGAGCGACAACGGCGGCGACGGCCGCTTCGATGTGTACCTGGTGGACTTCGGTGGCATCGCGGACGGAGCCTTCCGGCTGGACGGCTGTCTGGAGGCGTCGTCGCGCTGCACCGGGCACATGCTCCAGGAGAACGACTTCGCGGGCTACAACTACCCGTCCTATGGCGAGGCGGTGGACATCCTCGCCAGCCACGAGTTCTTCCACGCGGTGCAGGCCGCCTATCATCCGGGCCTGGGCAGCGTGGCGTCGGAGGGCACCGCGGTCTGGGCCAGTGAGCGCTACCGGCCCGCGCTGGATGACCTGGAGCGGTTCACCGCCTCGTACCTGTCGCGTCCGGACCGCACCCTGGTGCTGGACCCGGAAGGGCCGGCGGTGTCCTTCAGCTATGGCACGAGCATCTACTTCCAGTTCCTGAGCGAGCGCTTCGGGGATGGGGTGGTGCGCTCGCTGTGGGAGGAGAGCGTCGTGACGCCGTCGGTCCGCTGGCCGGTGCTGGTGGAGACGGCGCTGCAGCGCGACTGGGGCGCTGACTTCGACACCGCCTTCGCGGAGTTCGCCCTGTGGAACCTGGCCACCGGATCGCGCCGGGCACAGGGCGCGGGTTATGAGAACGGTGAGGGCTATGCGCCGCTGACCGTCGCGCCGCGCACGCTGCCGGTGTCGGAGCCGTCCGTGCGGGTGGCGGCCGCGTCGACGCGCTACTTCGAGGTGGAAGGTGGAACGGCTTCTGTCACCGCCTCCTTCGAGTCGGCCGAGGGCGAGGACTCACCCGCCATCCACCTGCTGGTGGCCGCGGTGACGCCGGCGCAGGTGCTGCGCGTCGCACGCGCGGACGGCGTGGGGACCCTGTCCGCTCGCGTGGACGCCGAGGACGCCACGCACGTCATCGTCGCCGTGGTGGACGGACGGCGCGAAGGCCTGGGCCGGTATGGGCGGCTGTGCATCTCCGGGGAGGACTCCGGCGCGCCCTGCGCCACCGTGCCACCACCCGACCCGGACGGTGGGGTCGACCTGGACGGTGGCGTGGGCGGTGAGCCGGATGGCGGCGTCGACGCAGGTCCAGGAGGCGACCTGGACGGTGGGGTCGACGCGGGGGTTCCAGGTGCGCCCCCGCTTCCGCCACCGCGTGACGAGGGTGGCTGTTCGTCGGCACCGGGCGGGCTGACGTGGGCGCTGCTCCTGTTGCTGGTGGCGGCCTTCATCCGGCGTTGA
- a CDS encoding HmuY family protein → MKTHTEETMHTKAGKQGLWVLAAVAMALALLVNCGSSDEAPTPVPDAGQTDSGTNPTPDSGTDPDAGTEPEPDAGTEPEPDAGTEPEPDAGTEPLCQSDVPCSEQSIDRLNLLTTPSTTAMYEEEAPAGEFRSYIDARAGGLTVNQSYTYARFTPEGLARVSIDDQTSLGDHGWDIAFRRYYIRLNGGTSGPSCIGVARLPTGTRFETVTSVPSDLTFQSDAWYTDTCEFIPDNSGLAGPTMALSSFWSYEGCVRMSGDVFIIRLADGRHVKFEVKSYYELAVQEHCNATNELPSGTPSGSGQLRVKWAFLP, encoded by the coding sequence ATGAAGACTCACACCGAAGAAACGATGCACACGAAGGCCGGCAAGCAGGGCCTGTGGGTGCTGGCCGCCGTGGCGATGGCGCTGGCCCTGTTGGTGAACTGTGGTTCGTCTGATGAAGCCCCCACCCCGGTGCCCGACGCCGGACAGACGGACTCCGGGACGAACCCCACGCCGGACTCTGGAACGGACCCGGACGCGGGCACGGAGCCTGAGCCGGACGCGGGCACGGAGCCTGAGCCGGATGCGGGCACGGAGCCTGAGCCGGATGCGGGCACGGAGCCGCTGTGCCAGAGCGATGTGCCCTGCAGCGAGCAGAGCATCGACCGGCTGAACCTGCTCACGACGCCGTCGACGACGGCGATGTACGAGGAGGAGGCGCCGGCGGGCGAGTTCCGTTCGTACATCGACGCCCGCGCCGGTGGCCTCACGGTGAATCAGTCCTACACCTACGCTCGCTTCACGCCCGAGGGCCTGGCCCGGGTCAGCATCGACGACCAGACGTCGCTGGGCGACCACGGCTGGGACATCGCGTTCCGTCGCTACTACATCCGGCTGAACGGCGGCACGTCCGGCCCGTCCTGCATTGGCGTGGCGCGGCTGCCCACGGGCACCCGCTTTGAGACCGTGACGTCCGTGCCTTCGGACCTGACCTTCCAGTCCGACGCCTGGTACACCGACACGTGTGAGTTCATCCCGGACAACTCGGGGCTCGCCGGGCCGACGATGGCGCTGAGCAGCTTCTGGTCCTACGAGGGCTGCGTGAGGATGTCGGGGGATGTCTTCATCATCCGCCTGGCCGACGGGCGCCACGTGAAGTTCGAGGTGAAGTCCTACTACGAGCTGGCCGTGCAGGAGCACTGCAACGCGACGAACGAGCTGCCGTCGGGGACGCCGAGCGGCTCGGGGCAGCTCCGCGTGAAGTGGGCCTTCCTTCCATGA
- the modC gene encoding molybdenum ABC transporter ATP-binding protein — MSLELDIRLPLARFTLEVGTRLDGASVAVMGRSGSGKTSLLEVLAGLRRGARGRVVLEGRVLLDSVARSDVPPEQRRMGYVPQDALLFPHLTAEQNVRFGVRPGRASRVDEAVEILELAPLLRRYPATLSGGEKQRVALARALATDPALLLLDEPLAALDVALKERVLPYLLRVRDEARVPMLYVTHQLGEARVLAREALLLDQGQVRAAGPAAEVLGAAARGLLAGEGEGEENILEGVLERPDDGGLRLRMQGGLSLWVPDSPALAPGTRAAYAVPAADILLSIQPLTGVSARNVMTGTVVNVEPVATGEDAATVEVAGVRWVVWLTSASVRELGVVPGARVSLAVKTSACRRLR; from the coding sequence GTGAGCCTGGAGCTGGACATCCGGTTGCCGCTGGCGCGCTTCACGCTGGAGGTGGGCACGCGGCTGGATGGCGCGTCGGTGGCGGTGATGGGGCGCTCGGGCTCCGGGAAGACGTCGCTGCTGGAGGTGCTCGCGGGACTGCGGCGCGGCGCCCGGGGCCGGGTGGTGCTGGAGGGCCGCGTGTTGTTGGACAGCGTTGCCCGAAGCGACGTGCCGCCCGAACAGCGCCGCATGGGCTACGTGCCCCAGGATGCGCTGCTCTTCCCGCACCTCACGGCGGAGCAGAACGTGCGCTTCGGCGTGCGGCCGGGGCGGGCCTCTCGCGTGGACGAGGCCGTGGAGATTCTGGAGCTGGCGCCGCTGCTGCGCCGCTACCCGGCCACGCTGTCCGGGGGCGAGAAGCAGCGCGTGGCGTTGGCGCGCGCGCTGGCCACGGACCCGGCGTTGTTGCTGCTCGACGAGCCGCTCGCCGCGCTGGACGTGGCGCTGAAGGAACGCGTGCTGCCGTACCTGCTGCGCGTGCGCGATGAGGCCCGGGTGCCGATGCTGTACGTCACGCATCAGCTGGGCGAGGCGCGCGTGCTGGCGCGGGAGGCGCTGCTGCTGGACCAGGGGCAGGTCCGCGCGGCCGGGCCCGCGGCCGAGGTGCTGGGCGCGGCGGCGCGAGGTCTGCTCGCCGGTGAAGGGGAAGGGGAGGAGAACATCCTCGAAGGAGTCTTGGAGCGCCCGGACGACGGCGGGCTGCGGCTTCGGATGCAGGGCGGGTTGTCGTTGTGGGTGCCGGACTCGCCCGCGTTGGCGCCGGGCACGCGCGCGGCCTATGCCGTGCCGGCCGCGGACATCCTGCTGTCCATCCAACCGCTGACGGGCGTCTCCGCGCGCAACGTCATGACGGGCACGGTGGTGAACGTGGAGCCCGTGGCGACGGGCGAGGACGCGGCTACCGTGGAGGTGGCGGGCGTGCGCTGGGTGGTGTGGCTCACGTCCGCGTCGGTGCGTGAGCTGGGCGTGGTGCCCGGCGCGCGGGTGTCCCTGGCGGTGAAGACGTCCGCGTGCCGGCGGCTGCGCTGA
- the modB gene encoding molybdate ABC transporter permease subunit: MSFTLWVATLATLLILPPGLAVAYALARWEGPGKGVVETVLTLPLVLPPTAVGLVLLELLGRNGPLGRVLDAWGVEVVFTPKAVVLASAVMAFPLLVRSARSGFEEVDPRLVAVARTLGDSRTRAFFRVTLPLAWRGVLVGALLAFSRALGEFGATVLVAGNIPGRTQTLSLAIFQRTQLGRDAEALRLAGVAALLAFVAVFATEAVTRRRGRRVRA, encoded by the coding sequence GTGTCCTTCACACTCTGGGTGGCGACGCTGGCCACGCTGCTCATCCTGCCGCCAGGGCTCGCGGTGGCGTACGCATTGGCGCGGTGGGAGGGCCCGGGCAAGGGCGTGGTGGAGACGGTGCTGACGCTGCCGCTGGTGTTGCCGCCCACGGCGGTGGGGCTGGTGCTGCTGGAGTTGCTCGGGCGCAACGGCCCGTTGGGGCGCGTGCTGGACGCGTGGGGCGTGGAGGTCGTCTTCACGCCCAAGGCCGTGGTGCTGGCGAGCGCGGTGATGGCGTTCCCGTTGTTGGTGCGCTCGGCGCGCTCGGGCTTCGAGGAGGTGGACCCGCGGCTGGTGGCGGTGGCCCGCACGCTGGGCGATTCGCGCACGCGCGCCTTCTTCCGGGTGACGTTGCCGCTGGCCTGGCGCGGCGTGCTGGTGGGCGCGCTGCTGGCGTTCTCCCGCGCGCTGGGTGAGTTCGGCGCCACGGTTCTGGTGGCGGGCAACATTCCAGGCCGTACGCAGACGCTGTCCCTGGCCATCTTCCAGCGCACGCAGTTGGGGCGGGACGCGGAGGCGCTGCGGCTGGCGGGCGTGGCGGCGCTGCTCGCCTTCGTGGCGGTGTTCGCGACCGAGGCGGTGACGCGGCGGCGTGGGCGGAGGGTGCGCGCGTGA